A part of Candidatus Deferrimicrobium borealis genomic DNA contains:
- a CDS encoding transporter substrate-binding domain-containing protein, translated as MKKIVTPGRLSFAVIASLVLAALALAETPTKPPPAPVAKPEARRLSTQGKTWTGDFDGMLERRAIRVLVPYSRSLYFNDKGRERGLTADNVRDFERWINKKYAKQLGKRPITVLILPTTRDRLLPGLVQGIGDIAVGNLTVTEERRKVVDFASPEDQASVKELAITGPNSPPIATADDLAGKTVHVRKASSYYESLVTLNGRLAKVGKPAVKIVLVPDALEDEDMMEMLNAGLLTAIVVDDWKAKMWAQILPKIKMNDQAVVREGGKIGWAIRKGSPKLEAEILKFYTSYLKKEGVAASRLKQYTKRVKQIKDSTGTKEQKRFEQMYALFEKYGNKYNFDPLMLAAQGYQESELNQNKKSQAGAIGVMQVMPATGKELKVGDIRTTESNIHAGAKYMDQLMTKYFPDAKFDEANRTLFAFASYNAGPGNISKMRTAAEKSGLDPDQWFNNVEIVTAQKIGIETTTYVRNIYKYYVAYKLMQEARETGEKAREQVAPVPAQPAR; from the coding sequence ATGAAGAAAATCGTTACCCCCGGAAGGCTTTCGTTCGCCGTCATCGCCTCGCTGGTCCTTGCCGCATTGGCGCTGGCCGAGACACCCACAAAGCCCCCGCCTGCGCCGGTTGCCAAACCGGAGGCACGTCGGCTTTCAACCCAAGGAAAGACGTGGACCGGCGACTTCGACGGGATGCTCGAGCGGCGGGCAATCCGGGTGCTGGTGCCCTACAGCCGGTCCCTGTACTTCAACGACAAGGGGCGCGAGCGGGGCCTAACCGCCGACAACGTGCGCGACTTCGAACGGTGGATCAATAAAAAGTACGCGAAACAGCTAGGAAAGCGCCCGATCACCGTGCTCATCCTTCCCACGACCCGGGACAGGCTGCTCCCGGGGCTCGTACAGGGGATCGGCGACATCGCCGTCGGCAACCTCACCGTCACGGAGGAGCGGCGGAAAGTCGTGGACTTCGCCTCGCCGGAAGATCAGGCGAGCGTAAAGGAATTGGCCATCACCGGACCGAATTCCCCGCCGATCGCTACAGCGGACGACCTCGCGGGCAAGACGGTCCACGTGCGCAAGGCGTCGAGCTATTACGAGAGCCTCGTGACGCTGAACGGGCGTCTCGCGAAAGTGGGCAAACCCGCCGTGAAGATCGTCCTCGTGCCCGACGCGCTGGAGGACGAGGACATGATGGAGATGCTCAACGCCGGGCTCCTTACGGCGATCGTCGTCGACGACTGGAAGGCGAAGATGTGGGCGCAGATCCTTCCGAAGATCAAGATGAACGACCAGGCGGTCGTGAGGGAAGGGGGAAAGATCGGCTGGGCGATCCGAAAGGGCAGCCCGAAGCTGGAAGCGGAGATCCTCAAATTTTATACGAGCTATTTAAAGAAGGAGGGAGTGGCCGCCAGCCGCCTGAAGCAGTATACGAAGCGGGTCAAGCAGATCAAGGACTCCACCGGAACGAAGGAGCAGAAGCGGTTCGAGCAGATGTACGCGCTGTTCGAGAAGTACGGGAATAAGTACAACTTCGACCCGCTCATGCTCGCTGCCCAGGGGTACCAGGAGTCGGAGCTGAACCAGAACAAGAAAAGCCAGGCGGGTGCCATCGGGGTGATGCAGGTCATGCCGGCCACCGGCAAGGAACTGAAGGTGGGCGACATCCGGACGACCGAGTCCAACATCCACGCCGGCGCCAAATACATGGACCAGCTCATGACGAAGTACTTCCCCGACGCAAAATTCGACGAAGCCAACCGCACCCTCTTCGCCTTCGCGAGCTACAATGCCGGCCCCGGGAACATATCGAAGATGCGCACGGCGGCCGAAAAGAGCGGGCTCGACCCGGACCAGTGGTTCAACAACGTCGAGATCGTGACCGCGCAGAAGATCGGCATCGAGACCACGACGTACGTCCGGAACATCTATAAGTATTACGTCGCGTACAAGCTGATGCAGGAAGCAAGGGAGACGGGGGAAAAGGCCCGGGAGCAGGTGGCGCCGGTCCCGGCACAACCCGCCAGGTAG
- a CDS encoding C4-dicarboxylate ABC transporter substrate-binding protein, whose amino-acid sequence MKDIRERIRERSRTVKFAFVAAGAVALVAMVWGILVLNPLPPRTMAMTTGSEGGAYHELGKRYREILSRSGVELRLLPSEGGIENLRRLSDPRSGVSVGFMQGGATGDSERKDLVSLGTVSYEPLWFFWRGTGNPGRKLERLRGKRISIGPEGSGTRVLAVTLLAANGIARDVAHLLPLSPHDAGEQLLGGRIDAALMVASWESPVVRRLLASEDVVTISFPRADAYTALYPYLSKVTVPAGVGDLARDRPPADVVLLAPKTSLVVRKDLHPAIQQLLLDAATEIHSGAGIFQKAGEFPAAESVDLPLSDAARQFHKTGRPFLQRYLPFWAAVFLWGLILLLVPVVGAFYPLFRVAPALYGWGMRRRIFRLYGELKFLERDLDRSDSAEAAGDLVDHLDRLEERANHLQVPLAYTNLLYNLRRDIRLVREKLAEPRDTGAR is encoded by the coding sequence TTGAAGGACATCCGGGAACGCATCCGGGAGCGCAGTCGAACCGTGAAGTTCGCGTTCGTGGCCGCCGGTGCCGTCGCCCTCGTTGCCATGGTCTGGGGGATATTGGTCCTGAACCCGTTGCCGCCGCGCACGATGGCGATGACCACGGGGTCGGAGGGCGGCGCCTACCACGAGCTCGGGAAGAGGTACCGCGAGATCCTTTCGCGCTCCGGCGTGGAGCTGCGGCTTCTTCCATCGGAAGGAGGGATCGAGAACCTCCGGCGGCTCTCCGACCCCCGTTCGGGGGTCAGCGTCGGGTTCATGCAGGGGGGCGCTACCGGGGATTCGGAGCGGAAGGACCTCGTTTCGCTGGGAACGGTCTCGTACGAGCCGCTCTGGTTTTTCTGGCGCGGCACGGGGAACCCCGGAAGAAAACTGGAGCGATTGCGCGGCAAACGCATTTCGATCGGCCCGGAGGGGAGCGGCACGAGGGTTCTGGCGGTTACGCTGCTCGCGGCCAACGGGATCGCCCGGGACGTGGCGCACCTTCTCCCGCTCTCCCCGCACGATGCCGGGGAGCAGCTCCTGGGCGGACGGATCGACGCCGCCCTGATGGTGGCGTCGTGGGAATCCCCCGTCGTGCGGCGGCTGCTCGCCTCGGAAGACGTGGTGACCATCAGCTTCCCGCGCGCGGACGCCTACACGGCGCTGTACCCGTACCTCAGCAAGGTCACGGTCCCCGCCGGCGTGGGGGACCTGGCGAGGGACCGCCCCCCCGCGGACGTGGTGCTCCTCGCCCCCAAGACCAGCCTGGTGGTGCGGAAGGATCTGCACCCCGCGATCCAGCAGCTCCTGCTCGACGCGGCGACGGAGATCCATTCCGGCGCGGGGATCTTCCAGAAAGCGGGGGAGTTCCCGGCCGCCGAGTCGGTCGACCTTCCGTTGAGCGACGCCGCGCGGCAGTTCCACAAGACCGGAAGGCCTTTCCTCCAGCGCTATCTCCCCTTCTGGGCCGCCGTATTCCTGTGGGGGCTGATCCTCCTCCTGGTCCCCGTGGTCGGGGCGTTCTACCCGCTCTTCCGGGTCGCCCCGGCCTTGTACGGCTGGGGGATGCGGCGGCGCATCTTCCGGCTGTACGGGGAGTTGAAGTTCCTCGAACGGGATCTGGATCGGAGCGATTCCGCGGAAGCGGCGGGCGACCTCGTCGACCATCTGGACCGGCTGGAGGAACGGGCGAATCATCTCCAGGTCCCGTTGGCCTACACGAACTTGCTGTACAACCTGCGTCGCGACATCCGGCTGGTACGGGAAAAGCTTGCGGAGCCGCGGGATACTGGGGCAAGATAG
- a CDS encoding BamA/TamA family outer membrane protein has protein sequence MRRNVAIFGFLAAAIHLLPTNVAAAETSYKEMLTDPADGAFDMSRFIKTRTGFVPILAPVTEPAVGYGIAGGLVFFHRKEGEPPPDPPPAGEGRITAPSLTFIGGLATENGSWGVFGVHRGVWKGDRIRYLARMGYASLQLTFYGTAPQTSDISRDVELRTVPFLQEIAARIPGSDFFAGLRYAFVSSDIAFKPGEDIPGVTDREWTGNSKIGGLIPFLEYDSTDNFFTPGRGIHAKASLGFFDEIFGGDYDYRELHVKAVGYWPVLPNVVAGLRADGQFVAGDAPFYALPFVQLRGIPAMRYQGTDVLTLETEERWMVTPRWGLVGFAGIGKAADGFEALQDEETVWNVGGGFRYLTAREFGLQMGIDVARGPEQWAIYVVFGNSWN, from the coding sequence ATGCGCAGGAACGTCGCAATCTTCGGCTTCCTCGCCGCGGCGATTCACCTCCTGCCGACAAACGTTGCCGCCGCCGAAACCTCCTACAAGGAAATGCTCACCGATCCCGCGGACGGGGCCTTCGACATGAGCCGGTTCATCAAGACCCGGACGGGGTTCGTCCCGATCCTGGCGCCCGTCACCGAGCCCGCGGTGGGGTACGGGATCGCGGGAGGGCTCGTTTTTTTCCACAGGAAGGAAGGAGAGCCGCCACCGGACCCGCCGCCCGCCGGGGAGGGCCGGATAACAGCGCCCAGCCTCACGTTCATTGGGGGCTTGGCCACGGAAAACGGAAGCTGGGGAGTCTTCGGAGTCCACAGAGGGGTCTGGAAGGGGGACCGGATCCGGTACCTCGCCAGGATGGGGTACGCATCCCTGCAGCTCACGTTTTACGGCACCGCGCCGCAGACATCCGACATCTCCCGCGACGTCGAACTCCGGACGGTGCCGTTCCTCCAGGAGATCGCCGCACGGATCCCCGGGAGCGACTTCTTCGCCGGACTGCGATACGCCTTCGTCTCCTCGGACATCGCGTTCAAGCCGGGGGAGGACATCCCCGGCGTCACCGACCGGGAGTGGACGGGGAATTCGAAGATCGGCGGGCTGATCCCGTTCCTCGAATACGACAGCACCGACAACTTCTTCACGCCGGGCCGGGGCATCCACGCGAAGGCTTCCCTGGGCTTCTTCGACGAGATCTTCGGCGGGGACTACGACTACCGGGAACTGCACGTCAAAGCCGTCGGGTACTGGCCCGTGCTGCCAAACGTCGTGGCGGGACTCCGCGCCGACGGACAGTTCGTCGCCGGAGACGCCCCGTTCTACGCCCTCCCCTTCGTCCAGCTGCGGGGCATCCCGGCGATGCGGTATCAGGGAACCGACGTGCTGACGCTCGAAACGGAGGAGCGGTGGATGGTCACGCCGCGGTGGGGCCTCGTCGGGTTCGCCGGGATCGGTAAGGCGGCGGACGGATTCGAGGCCCTTCAGGACGAGGAGACCGTGTGGAACGTCGGAGGCGGGTTCCGCTATCTCACCGCCCGGGAGTTCGGCCTGCAGATGGGGATCGACGTCGCACGGGGGCCGGAGCAGTGGGCCATCTACGTCGTCTTCGGAAACTCCTGGAACTGA
- a CDS encoding mechanosensitive ion channel family protein: MTWRKTFIIALLLGLVSTAATSAPPKEAPAVPAPSAPAATAPAKPAPAPVVLEGKTLFHIREPALGVSPQERARNIGGILGKLVENRAFRPDSIKVVDQELASLIVAEGTVLLRVFEWDAAAEGATRQALAERHAEAIRAAIEAHNVAFSFRSLLLGAIYAVVATAVLIVILFGYRYLFSRLYPRLRALRETRIRSVRFQSFEILHADRIVWLLVKLARWFRILTTTLLVYIWLLYVLSLFPWTRGIAEAIIGYILDPLRKFGAAIVASLPDLFLIAVVVFITRYVIKLARFFFDEVERGRVVLPGFYADWAGPTYKIVRFFILAFALTVVFPYIPGSKSEAFKGVSIFLGVLFSLGSTSAISNVMAGLSITYMRAFKVGDRVRIGDTVGDVIDQSLLVTHIRTIKNEDVTVPNSMVLGAHIVNYSARAKEEGLILHTAVTIGYDAPWRTVHELLIEAARKTPYLLVTPAPFILQTALNDFYVTYELNAHTDDPQQMVNTYSALHRNIQDTFNEAGVEIMSPHYTQLRDGNKTAIPDAYLPKEYVPRSIRVETVPGDPRATGEGDGEPAGKRSGGEDPSK; the protein is encoded by the coding sequence GTGACGTGGCGTAAAACCTTCATCATCGCGTTGCTGCTCGGACTGGTTTCCACGGCGGCGACCTCGGCCCCGCCGAAGGAAGCTCCCGCGGTTCCAGCGCCTTCCGCCCCCGCAGCGACGGCGCCCGCAAAGCCGGCGCCCGCCCCGGTCGTCCTGGAAGGGAAGACCCTCTTCCACATCCGGGAGCCTGCCTTGGGGGTCTCTCCTCAGGAGCGGGCCCGGAATATCGGCGGAATCCTCGGGAAACTGGTGGAGAACCGGGCGTTCCGCCCGGATTCGATCAAGGTGGTCGACCAGGAATTGGCCTCCCTGATCGTCGCGGAGGGGACGGTACTGCTCAGGGTGTTCGAATGGGACGCCGCAGCGGAGGGGGCGACGCGCCAGGCCCTTGCGGAGCGGCATGCCGAAGCGATCCGCGCTGCGATCGAGGCGCACAACGTGGCGTTCAGCTTCCGGAGCCTCCTGTTGGGCGCCATCTACGCGGTCGTGGCGACCGCCGTGCTGATCGTCATCCTGTTCGGGTATCGATACCTGTTCTCCAGGCTCTATCCCCGGCTCCGGGCGTTGCGGGAGACGAGGATCCGTTCCGTGCGGTTCCAGTCGTTCGAGATCCTGCACGCCGACCGGATCGTGTGGCTCCTCGTGAAGTTGGCACGGTGGTTCCGGATCCTCACGACGACTTTGCTGGTCTACATCTGGCTGCTCTACGTGCTGAGCCTCTTCCCCTGGACGCGCGGGATCGCCGAGGCGATTATCGGCTACATCCTCGACCCGCTCCGCAAGTTCGGCGCCGCCATCGTGGCCTCCCTCCCCGACCTGTTCCTGATCGCGGTCGTCGTCTTCATCACGCGGTACGTCATCAAGCTCGCGCGGTTCTTCTTCGACGAGGTGGAAAGGGGGCGGGTCGTCCTCCCCGGCTTCTACGCCGACTGGGCGGGCCCCACCTACAAGATCGTCCGCTTCTTCATCCTCGCCTTCGCCTTGACCGTCGTCTTCCCGTACATCCCCGGCTCCAAGTCCGAGGCGTTCAAGGGCGTTTCCATCTTCCTCGGGGTCCTGTTCTCCCTCGGCTCCACCTCCGCGATCTCGAACGTGATGGCGGGCTTGAGCATCACCTACATGCGCGCCTTCAAGGTCGGTGACCGGGTCCGGATCGGCGACACCGTGGGGGACGTGATCGACCAGTCGCTCCTGGTGACCCACATCCGGACCATCAAGAACGAGGACGTCACCGTCCCCAACTCGATGGTGCTGGGCGCTCACATCGTGAATTACAGCGCCCGCGCGAAGGAGGAGGGTCTCATCCTCCACACCGCGGTCACCATCGGGTACGACGCCCCCTGGCGGACGGTCCACGAGCTCCTGATCGAGGCGGCGCGGAAGACCCCGTACCTCCTCGTGACGCCTGCGCCGTTCATCCTGCAAACCGCCCTCAACGACTTCTACGTGACGTACGAGCTGAACGCCCACACCGACGACCCCCAGCAGATGGTGAACACCTACTCGGCGCTGCACCGGAACATCCAGGACACCTTCAACGAGGCGGGGGTGGAGATCATGTCGCCCCACTACACCCAGCTCCGGGACGGCAACAAGACCGCGATCCCCGACGCCTACCTCCCGAAGGAGTACGTGCCACGGTCCATACGTGTGGAAACGGTCCCGGGAGACCCGAGAGCGACGGGAGAGGGGGACGGGGAACCTGCCGGAAAGAGATCGGGGGGAGAGGATCCGTCGAAGTGA
- a CDS encoding AsmA-like C-terminal domain-containing protein: MTRSGKIILFLLAGAGVLVALLAALVFLGPRLLNTKAVRELAMAELERSTGVHLSYVRAEVTLFPRPRVVIRGVGFDVPGLATGTVKTLQVDLELIPLLRGNVRNAAILLEDPDVRVRIPPRPKPEKAFSVEEFEGNLSSLLATLRGRAPATVVTVRNGRLELSDGERPIVSLSELNARVGFPPERMTLQIRCASRYWESLSIESSLHPEGLRGDTRVETAAFRVRDFVDRLAPGAVPWLGETVVSLRGTIETEGIRTLQARATLSGSTITVPGIDLTLVDVGGEASLSGGILSGGILTGRGLSARLGNSRVREGTLRMGIAGGDAPFHAELPAVADLGELQPLLRRLVPDERFREEIDRIHGVRGTASGRLTLGERLSSIRPKVDLKSVDLAGKYDRIPFPITIHGGEVSFDGASFAVKDLRGSLGGSTVSGLTGRLDLGKIPAISIQGGTARIALEELYPWIASLDGIRETVTPVRSVRGVAGIATLSCDGPLREPGEWSFDAGGSMENLEVDTPLLPGPVTIPRGRFRIRPEELSFMDVEASLLDTTGRGGVQLRGYRKGIDQVAASLHGDIGVEAAKWASARLGVPHPYAPRAPFTVTGSTLSWEKGGAVVVDATLAWPEGPDVSLSLRKTPGMLSIDPLVIRDKASDARATFHLDPGAAKVTFTGTLSRSTIENVVPIPVRPAQRIQGEMEGILDRGNPAESSARGTLEADDLAIPWKALAPLAIRHVSLSAEGRNVRVTSSDLLWDNVPLSLTGTAEFGGETVVADLDISAGDIDLETLARSLQPDRSGEPEAGTPGMGKPREDGTATSPGSPRFPVRGVLRLRADSIYHGRLTWRPVRAEADIGEDRVRILFSEATLCGVSTLGTLTLDSAGPAIELVASSTGQNIDATITCLSGKEISLTGTYSMSARVAGKGTGDALVRSLRGPAEMTLKDGRINKMTVLSRIFSYLNVTELLRGKVPDLGKEGFPYRTLAIRGEMNDGKFLLREATMDAPSMGIVAIGEVDLLHRKEDLKVLVSPLGTVDAVVRKIPVVRYILGGTLVTIPVAVRGDLDDPVVTPLEPAAVGEELLGIVERTLKLPAHIISPVLPGK, translated from the coding sequence ATGACCCGATCCGGGAAAATCATTCTCTTCCTGCTCGCCGGAGCCGGGGTTCTGGTGGCCCTCCTCGCGGCGCTGGTCTTCCTCGGCCCGCGGCTCCTCAACACGAAGGCGGTCCGTGAGCTCGCCATGGCGGAGCTCGAGCGCAGTACCGGGGTTCACCTCTCCTACGTCCGTGCCGAGGTCACCCTCTTCCCCCGCCCGCGGGTCGTGATCCGCGGCGTCGGCTTCGACGTACCCGGCCTGGCGACCGGAACGGTCAAAACCCTCCAGGTGGACCTGGAACTGATCCCCCTGCTCCGCGGCAACGTCCGCAACGCCGCCATCCTGCTGGAAGACCCGGACGTGCGGGTGCGGATCCCACCGAGGCCGAAGCCGGAAAAAGCGTTCTCCGTGGAGGAGTTCGAGGGGAACCTCTCTTCCCTCCTCGCCACGCTGCGGGGAAGGGCCCCCGCGACGGTCGTCACGGTGCGGAACGGCCGCCTCGAACTCTCGGATGGGGAGAGACCGATCGTGTCCCTGAGCGAACTGAATGCCCGGGTCGGCTTTCCACCGGAACGGATGACGCTCCAGATCCGCTGCGCGTCCCGGTATTGGGAAAGTCTTTCGATCGAGTCGAGCCTGCACCCGGAGGGGCTTCGCGGGGATACCCGCGTGGAGACGGCGGCGTTCCGGGTCCGCGATTTCGTCGACCGGCTGGCCCCGGGCGCCGTCCCCTGGCTCGGCGAAACGGTCGTTTCCCTCCGCGGCACGATCGAAACGGAAGGCATCCGGACGCTCCAGGCCCGGGCGACGTTGAGCGGCAGCACGATCACGGTCCCGGGGATCGACCTTACGCTGGTGGACGTCGGCGGAGAGGCGTCCCTCTCCGGCGGGATCCTCTCCGGCGGAATCCTCACCGGCCGGGGGTTGTCGGCCCGGCTCGGGAACTCCCGCGTCCGCGAGGGGACGCTCCGGATGGGGATCGCGGGGGGCGACGCGCCGTTCCACGCGGAGCTCCCGGCGGTCGCCGACCTCGGGGAGCTGCAGCCGCTTCTCCGCCGGCTGGTCCCGGACGAGCGGTTCCGCGAGGAGATCGACCGGATCCACGGAGTGCGGGGCACCGCGTCCGGGCGACTGACCCTCGGGGAGCGTCTCTCGTCGATCCGGCCCAAGGTGGACCTCAAGAGCGTGGACCTCGCCGGGAAGTACGACCGGATCCCCTTCCCGATCACGATTCACGGGGGAGAAGTTTCCTTCGACGGCGCTTCCTTCGCGGTGAAGGATCTCCGGGGAAGCCTGGGCGGGTCCACCGTCTCCGGGCTGACCGGCCGGCTGGATCTCGGAAAAATCCCGGCGATCTCCATCCAGGGCGGCACGGCGCGCATCGCGCTGGAGGAGCTGTACCCCTGGATCGCCTCGCTCGACGGGATCCGGGAAACGGTGACGCCGGTTCGATCCGTGCGGGGGGTGGCCGGGATCGCGACACTCTCTTGCGACGGGCCGTTGCGCGAACCCGGGGAGTGGAGTTTCGACGCAGGGGGGAGCATGGAGAATCTGGAGGTGGATACCCCCCTGCTGCCCGGTCCCGTCACGATCCCTCGCGGGCGATTCCGCATCCGTCCGGAGGAGCTGTCTTTCATGGACGTCGAGGCGTCCCTTCTCGACACGACGGGCCGGGGAGGGGTGCAGCTGCGCGGGTACAGGAAAGGCATCGACCAGGTCGCCGCATCCCTCCACGGGGACATCGGGGTCGAGGCGGCGAAGTGGGCGTCCGCACGTCTCGGGGTCCCGCACCCGTACGCTCCCAGGGCGCCCTTCACCGTGACCGGGTCGACGCTCTCCTGGGAAAAGGGCGGCGCCGTCGTCGTGGACGCGACGCTTGCGTGGCCAGAGGGGCCGGACGTCTCGCTCTCCCTCCGGAAGACCCCGGGGATGTTGTCGATCGACCCGCTCGTGATACGGGACAAGGCGTCGGACGCGAGAGCGACCTTCCACCTCGACCCGGGCGCCGCGAAAGTGACGTTCACCGGCACGCTGTCGCGTTCGACGATCGAGAACGTCGTGCCGATCCCGGTGCGGCCCGCCCAGCGGATCCAGGGAGAGATGGAGGGGATCCTGGACCGCGGGAACCCCGCGGAATCCTCTGCCCGCGGGACGCTGGAGGCGGACGATCTGGCCATCCCGTGGAAAGCATTGGCCCCCCTCGCGATCCGCCATGTTTCCCTTTCGGCGGAAGGGAGGAACGTCCGCGTGACATCGTCCGATCTCCTGTGGGACAACGTCCCGCTCTCGCTGACCGGGACGGCGGAATTCGGTGGAGAGACGGTCGTCGCGGACCTCGACATCTCCGCGGGGGACATCGACTTGGAGACGCTGGCGCGGAGCCTCCAGCCGGATCGTTCCGGGGAACCGGAAGCCGGAACACCCGGGATGGGGAAGCCCCGGGAAGATGGAACGGCGACCTCCCCGGGATCGCCGCGATTCCCGGTCCGGGGCGTCCTCCGGCTCCGGGCGGACTCCATATATCACGGGAGACTCACGTGGCGGCCGGTCCGGGCGGAGGCGGACATCGGGGAGGACCGGGTCCGCATCCTCTTCTCCGAGGCGACCCTTTGCGGGGTCTCCACGCTGGGTACCCTGACGCTGGATTCCGCAGGGCCTGCGATCGAACTGGTCGCGTCGTCCACCGGACAAAACATCGACGCGACGATCACGTGCCTTTCCGGAAAGGAGATTTCCTTGACCGGGACGTACAGCATGTCGGCGCGGGTCGCCGGGAAAGGGACGGGCGACGCGCTGGTGCGCTCCCTCCGGGGTCCCGCGGAAATGACGTTGAAGGACGGCCGGATCAACAAGATGACCGTCCTTTCGAGGATCTTCTCCTACCTGAACGTCACCGAACTCCTCCGGGGAAAGGTCCCCGACCTGGGGAAGGAGGGATTCCCTTACAGGACCCTCGCCATCCGCGGGGAGATGAACGACGGAAAGTTCCTCCTGAGGGAGGCGACGATGGACGCACCGTCGATGGGGATCGTCGCGATCGGCGAGGTCGACCTTTTACACCGGAAAGAGGACCTGAAGGTGCTGGTTTCGCCGCTCGGGACGGTGGACGCCGTCGTCCGGAAGATCCCGGTCGTCCGCTACATCCTCGGCGGGACGCTGGTGACGATCCCCGTCGCCGTCCGGGGAGATCTCGACGATCCGGTGGTAACGCCGTTGGAACCGGCCGCCGTGGGGGAGGAACTCCTGGGGATCGTCGAACGGACGTTGAAGCTTCCGGCCCACATCATCTCGCCGGTCCTCCCCGGCAAGTAG